A window of Armatimonadota bacterium contains these coding sequences:
- a CDS encoding response regulator, whose amino-acid sequence MAKILIVDDEADVVRLIQFRLEKEGFEVISCGDGQTALKMSEEEKPDLVILDIMMPLMDGMEVLRQIRSRRLTSKIPVIMLTAKTTSITVDQARQLWVSDYIVKPFDPEKLVVKVKKALRLPIDS is encoded by the coding sequence ATGGCAAAGATTCTCATAGTTGATGATGAGGCAGACGTTGTTCGCCTGATACAATTTCGACTAGAAAAAGAAGGCTTCGAAGTAATATCCTGTGGTGATGGCCAAACCGCGCTAAAAATGTCTGAAGAGGAAAAACCCGATCTTGTAATCCTCGATATCATGATGCCTTTAATGGACGGAATGGAAGTGCTAAGGCAGATTAGGTCGAGGCGACTAACGTCAAAAATTCCTGTGATTATGCTTACAGCAAAAACTACCAGTATCACAGTTGACCAAGCCAGACAGCTTTGGGTCTCTGATTATATTGTCAAACCTTTTGACCCGGAGAAACTAGTAGTAAAGGTCAAGAAAGCCCTCCGCCTGCCAATTGACTCGTGA
- a CDS encoding glycoside hydrolase family 38 C-terminal domain-containing protein — translation MSYTMHVVSHTHWDREWYLTFQQFRIRLVDLIVHLLHILDTDPDFKHFNLDGQTIILEDYLQIRPQDEEKLRRYIQEGRILIGPWYQLNDEFLVSGESTIRNLLIGHRIASKFGNIMKVGYLPDQFGNVSQMPQILQEFGIKSCIFGRGLQLTDGRKMEFIWESPDGSQVLASLMAFWYNNAQRFPSDTEEAVEYTKRIRDMMAPHATTSQLLLMNGVDHLEPQEGLSKIIQRVNEQLKEDKLVHSTLPAYIEAVQRDIEKNKLELQVIRGELREDRGESVLAGTLSSRIYLKQANNECEIWLEKYAEPLSSFAWMIGNEYPSDFLCYTWKLLMQNHPHDSICGCSIDQVHNEMMARFAQVQQIAQELTNRSLEYLASAINTLHESLVVFNPLSWPRTDRVTATIEFPLGEPVRGEPTIDYSKDVKAIEILDPHGKRIPYKLLERSIAAKQVLSPIELPRSVMVRRFLVEFIAENVPACGYKTYSINPVPRIPKFENCLTNQLYWEGVLSNETIAVNIFEGAITLLDKQAEAGEAEDGLVYSSLGILEDGGDVGDEYHYRQPTKDCKITTLQSAPKVSIEDNSPISATFRLDMTLKLPKSAQPNERERSEEVVDCPVTTWITVSAKSPRVDIITEFENQAKDHRLRVLFPSGIETNVSHAEGQFDVITRPIRPPKEWHDAAPFYPQRWWVDVNDGEKGLTIINKGLPEYEVYDDEARTIALTLLRCVGRLSGSGETPTAIPTPGAQCLGKHRFEYAILPHKGTWEDAMVWRQAHQFNVKMLAIQTGVHKGKLPAEHSFIEVDAPSLVITAIKKAEDRDSLIVRFFNISEQNAHNVKIRVDKAISARTVNLNEEPGTELTMESDGSVILDVPGRKIATLEFNLEK, via the coding sequence ATGAGTTATACCATGCATGTGGTCTCCCACACTCATTGGGACCGCGAGTGGTATCTAACATTTCAGCAATTTCGCATTAGGCTTGTGGATCTCATCGTCCACTTGCTTCATATCCTTGACACCGACCCAGATTTTAAACACTTCAACCTCGATGGGCAAACGATAATTTTAGAGGACTATCTTCAAATTCGACCGCAGGACGAAGAAAAGCTCCGAAGATATATTCAGGAAGGACGAATACTCATTGGTCCATGGTATCAGCTAAATGACGAGTTCCTGGTAAGCGGTGAATCCACAATTCGAAATCTACTGATAGGCCACCGCATTGCATCGAAGTTTGGCAACATAATGAAGGTCGGCTATCTCCCAGACCAGTTCGGCAACGTATCTCAGATGCCTCAGATTCTGCAAGAGTTTGGGATAAAAAGCTGCATATTCGGACGAGGGCTTCAACTCACTGACGGCAGAAAAATGGAATTTATCTGGGAATCGCCCGATGGTTCACAGGTTCTCGCTTCCCTAATGGCTTTCTGGTACAACAACGCGCAAAGATTCCCTTCAGATACAGAGGAAGCAGTCGAATACACAAAACGCATCCGAGATATGATGGCGCCCCATGCTACAACGTCGCAACTTCTTTTAATGAACGGCGTCGACCACCTTGAGCCGCAAGAGGGTCTCTCCAAAATCATTCAGCGGGTCAATGAACAATTAAAGGAAGACAAACTCGTCCATAGTACGCTGCCCGCATATATCGAAGCCGTTCAAAGGGATATTGAGAAAAATAAGTTGGAGCTTCAAGTAATCAGAGGTGAGCTCCGTGAGGACAGAGGTGAATCAGTACTCGCAGGCACTCTCTCCAGCCGCATTTATTTAAAACAGGCGAATAATGAGTGTGAGATATGGTTGGAAAAATATGCAGAGCCTCTCTCTTCATTTGCCTGGATGATTGGCAATGAATATCCATCCGACTTTCTGTGCTACACTTGGAAGTTGCTAATGCAAAATCATCCTCACGACAGTATTTGCGGCTGTAGCATCGACCAAGTTCACAATGAAATGATGGCGAGGTTTGCTCAAGTCCAACAAATTGCCCAGGAACTTACCAATCGAAGTCTAGAATACCTAGCCTCTGCAATAAACACGCTTCACGAAAGCCTGGTTGTCTTTAATCCGCTCAGTTGGCCACGTACGGATAGGGTAACAGCAACCATTGAATTTCCACTTGGCGAGCCCGTTAGGGGGGAGCCGACTATTGATTATTCAAAAGACGTCAAGGCAATTGAGATACTTGACCCTCATGGAAAGCGCATTCCGTATAAACTTCTTGAACGAAGCATTGCTGCCAAACAAGTGCTATCCCCGATTGAACTTCCGCGCTCGGTCATGGTCAGGCGGTTTCTAGTTGAGTTTATCGCAGAAAACGTGCCGGCATGTGGCTATAAAACCTACTCCATTAATCCTGTGCCAAGGATTCCTAAATTCGAAAATTGCCTCACTAATCAACTTTACTGGGAAGGTGTTCTATCCAATGAAACAATAGCGGTAAATATATTCGAAGGAGCCATCACACTTTTGGACAAGCAGGCTGAGGCTGGCGAGGCAGAAGACGGCCTGGTATACAGCAGCCTTGGAATTCTTGAGGATGGCGGAGATGTAGGCGATGAATACCATTATCGGCAACCAACAAAGGATTGCAAAATTACCACCCTCCAATCCGCGCCAAAGGTTTCAATAGAAGACAACAGTCCCATATCTGCAACATTTCGATTGGATATGACTCTAAAGTTGCCAAAATCTGCACAACCCAACGAAAGGGAGCGCTCTGAAGAGGTAGTAGACTGCCCAGTAACTACTTGGATTACAGTGTCAGCCAAGTCCCCCAGGGTAGATATAATTACTGAGTTTGAAAACCAAGCTAAAGACCACCGCCTTCGAGTGCTTTTCCCAAGCGGCATTGAAACCAACGTCTCGCACGCAGAAGGACAATTCGACGTTATCACTAGGCCAATTCGTCCGCCGAAGGAGTGGCATGATGCTGCGCCATTTTATCCTCAACGCTGGTGGGTGGACGTTAATGATGGCGAAAAGGGATTGACAATTATAAATAAGGGCTTGCCTGAGTATGAAGTATACGACGATGAGGCGCGAACTATCGCGCTTACATTACTCAGATGCGTAGGGCGGCTAAGTGGAAGCGGGGAAACACCAACTGCAATACCCACGCCTGGCGCACAATGTTTGGGTAAGCATAGGTTTGAATATGCAATCCTGCCGCATAAGGGTACATGGGAAGACGCTATGGTGTGGCGCCAAGCACACCAATTCAATGTGAAAATGCTCGCCATTCAAACAGGCGTTCACAAAGGAAAACTTCCAGCCGAGCACAGCTTTATTGAAGTTGACGCTCCCTCGTTGGTTATAACAGCAATTAAGAAAGCAGAAGACCGAGATTCATTGATTGTGCGATTCTTCAATATAAGCGAGCAAAATGCCCACAATGTAAAAATTAGGGTTGACAAAGCTATATCAGCTCGAACTGTCAACTTGAACGAAGAACCAGGAACAGAGCTTACTATGGAATCCGACGGCTCAGTTATTCTCGATGTTCCTGGGAGGAAAATAGCTACCCTCGAGTTTAATTTAGAAAAGTAG
- the cobC gene encoding alpha-ribazole phosphatase yields the protein MRIILVRHGETIYNLERRYQGHTDAELTELGKKQALRTAERLSREDITAIYSSDLIRASETARIIAKYHNLPVQTDMRLRECAFGDWEGLTVDEIKERYPELYANYQRDSVQHRAPNGERLESLLERVSSVVNRIVKKHLNETVVLVGHGGTIHAFICYALDAPLYAFRKIRLDNCGITIFSRLPNGKWFLEVLNETCHLEGLVKI from the coding sequence GTGAGAATAATTCTTGTTAGACATGGAGAGACGATTTATAACTTGGAACGACGGTACCAAGGACACACCGACGCCGAGCTGACCGAATTAGGGAAAAAGCAGGCTTTGCGTACTGCCGAGCGACTGAGCAGAGAAGATATCACAGCCATATACTCAAGCGATTTGATTAGGGCTAGCGAGACAGCAAGGATAATCGCTAAGTATCATAATCTTCCTGTGCAAACCGATATGCGGCTTCGAGAGTGTGCGTTCGGCGATTGGGAAGGCTTGACGGTTGACGAAATAAAAGAGCGATATCCCGAACTTTATGCGAATTACCAGCGAGATTCTGTGCAACACAGAGCTCCAAATGGTGAGCGGCTTGAATCTCTGCTTGAAAGGGTTTCTAGCGTTGTCAACAGAATCGTGAAAAAGCATCTCAACGAAACAGTGGTATTGGTTGGGCACGGAGGCACAATCCATGCATTCATATGCTATGCGCTTGATGCTCCCCTATATGCATTCCGCAAGATAAGGCTTGATAATTGCGGCATAACAATTTTTTCCAGACTGCCAAATGGTAAATGGTTTCTTGAAGTCTTGAACGAGACTTGTCACCTTGAGGGTTTGGTTAAAATTTGA
- a CDS encoding GAF domain-containing protein, translating into MENIQWELATLYEIGRVLSASPELDDLIRTIVNSAITLGNAKASWFALYDRTSGNLSYAASQNLDQDIVSILADRAKEWIPLTTGKELEPIIFTDLKSNPVLKIAAERHLLDAAVIVKITYKEALVGVLTVFWDRSRQFLSECIEPIFLLANQAGAAIENAILLREARRRAIALDAMFNVIQTIGRSPRIKPVLDAIINQANRLLGTDRSIIRLVDPVTRELTVGTTLGISRSTMRNIKLKVGEGILGKVAKEGKPLIINDVASYPEAQKHAAEIGRVASLLCVPMILENKTIGVLMTGSSKPKIFTEEDKSLLMLLASQAAVVTENARLYEQVNKQLSELRILYRMAEYLASTADVSTLLQFIVNHLAQSFGAKFGSLRLLDEEGSTLLTGAIYGTTDEYTKVANENVQMTLDPATPSGQSPAAVAIREKRICAVADISRNRRFAAWRDFARMEGYKSLVCVPLIPADEPIGVLSLYFKKIRRFRPGEQELLQTAARTSAIALQRAILDERLLREEVTRRALEEVSHLKTEFVSLVSHELRTPLTSIQGYVKLLLEGHTGKLNALQSEFLTTVSRNTEKLIALVNDLLDISRIESGRLELVMQPLDLSEVVQSEIETLKALADEKEIQIIVDFEEGLTKVKADSHRLGQIISNLLSNAIKYSPPRSKVKITANQLGKNVLVKVIDSGIGIAPEERAKLFQRFYRSSDQAVQSTHGTGLGLAITRYLVEMHGGKIWVESEKGQGSTFSFTISALPAESA; encoded by the coding sequence ATGGAAAACATTCAATGGGAGCTGGCAACACTTTACGAAATAGGCCGCGTGCTCTCTGCATCGCCGGAACTTGACGACCTAATAAGGACAATCGTAAATTCGGCGATAACGCTGGGCAATGCAAAAGCCAGCTGGTTTGCCTTATATGACCGGACTTCCGGAAATCTCTCGTATGCGGCAAGCCAAAACCTTGACCAGGACATAGTGAGCATTTTGGCTGATAGAGCCAAGGAGTGGATTCCTTTAACAACCGGCAAAGAATTAGAGCCCATTATCTTCACTGATTTAAAATCAAACCCAGTCCTCAAAATTGCCGCCGAACGTCATTTGCTTGATGCCGCGGTCATCGTCAAGATAACTTACAAGGAAGCACTCGTTGGAGTTCTAACCGTTTTTTGGGATCGCTCAAGGCAATTCCTTTCAGAATGTATCGAGCCAATATTCCTTTTAGCAAACCAAGCTGGCGCTGCAATAGAAAATGCCATCCTTCTTCGCGAAGCAAGGCGAAGAGCGATTGCCCTCGATGCAATGTTCAATGTTATACAAACTATAGGCCGTTCTCCGAGGATTAAACCAGTTCTCGATGCTATCATCAATCAAGCCAACCGCCTTCTTGGAACCGACAGAAGCATTATACGATTGGTTGACCCAGTAACGCGCGAGCTCACGGTGGGCACTACATTGGGCATCAGCCGTTCTACAATGCGAAACATCAAGCTGAAGGTCGGCGAAGGAATACTGGGGAAGGTCGCCAAGGAAGGTAAGCCGCTAATAATAAACGACGTAGCATCCTACCCAGAGGCACAAAAACATGCCGCAGAAATTGGCAGAGTGGCTTCTCTTCTCTGCGTGCCCATGATTCTTGAAAACAAAACCATTGGCGTCCTGATGACAGGCAGCAGTAAGCCGAAAATCTTCACGGAGGAAGATAAAAGTCTGCTGATGCTTTTGGCAAGTCAAGCCGCTGTCGTTACTGAAAATGCCAGATTATATGAGCAGGTAAACAAGCAGCTCTCAGAATTGAGAATCCTCTATCGCATGGCCGAATATCTAGCATCTACAGCCGACGTCTCAACATTGCTCCAGTTTATCGTCAATCACCTTGCACAATCCTTCGGCGCAAAGTTTGGTTCCCTGCGACTGCTTGATGAGGAAGGGTCTACTTTGCTGACTGGTGCTATCTATGGAACTACGGATGAGTACACCAAAGTCGCAAATGAAAATGTCCAAATGACCCTTGACCCAGCTACACCTAGCGGCCAAAGCCCGGCGGCGGTGGCAATTCGAGAAAAGCGAATATGCGCGGTAGCAGATATTTCGCGCAATCGCAGATTTGCCGCCTGGCGTGATTTCGCTCGCATGGAAGGTTACAAGTCATTGGTGTGCGTTCCTTTGATTCCCGCAGATGAACCAATCGGGGTACTCAGCTTGTATTTCAAAAAAATACGACGCTTTCGACCGGGTGAGCAAGAACTACTTCAGACCGCTGCTCGCACTTCAGCAATTGCGCTTCAAAGGGCGATACTCGATGAACGTCTTCTAAGAGAAGAAGTCACTAGGCGAGCTTTGGAAGAGGTAAGCCATCTTAAGACAGAATTCGTCTCTTTAGTTTCTCATGAGCTTCGCACACCGCTAACTTCGATACAAGGCTACGTAAAACTCCTCCTCGAAGGTCATACCGGAAAACTTAACGCCCTTCAAAGCGAATTTTTGACCACTGTCAGCCGGAATACCGAGAAGCTAATAGCTCTGGTAAATGACTTGCTAGACATCTCGCGCATCGAATCAGGCCGTCTTGAGCTTGTCATGCAGCCTTTGGACTTGAGCGAAGTAGTACAGAGTGAAATAGAAACGCTCAAAGCCCTGGCTGATGAGAAAGAAATTCAAATAATTGTAGATTTTGAGGAAGGACTCACCAAGGTTAAAGCTGACTCACACCGGCTTGGCCAGATAATCAGCAACCTGCTAAGCAATGCAATCAAATATAGCCCGCCGCGCTCCAAAGTAAAGATTACCGCCAACCAATTGGGGAAAAATGTACTCGTAAAGGTCATAGATTCAGGAATTGGCATAGCTCCAGAAGAACGTGCGAAGCTCTTTCAGCGATTCTATCGTAGTAGCGACCAGGCAGTTCAATCCACACACGGCACAGGCTTAGGCCTTGCCATTACTCGCTATTTAGTCGAGATGCATGGAGGAAAAATTTGGGTTGAGAGCGAAAAAGGTCAAGGTAGCACATTCAGCTTCACGATATCCGCTCTTCCGGCAGAAAGCGCTTAG
- a CDS encoding beta-galactosidase, which yields MKSFQPPFLGAAYYPEDWPIEQIDADIALMKEAGMNVMRIGEFAWSRMEPKEGVFDFDWLHLVVEKLGEAGIAVIMGTPTCTPPAWLTERYPEILFVRDDIGVAMHGSRRHACPNSPVYREHCTRIVTRLAEEFGKDERIIGWQIDNEVYPYGGRSCVCPVCVKKFRDTMRKKFGTIEALNAAWGTNLWSMTYQSFDQLPIPHRHTWHHPSLLTAWAEFTSDSYVEFVKHQADILHKLTIHPIGTDMMPVPGIDYGDIHRALDVVQFNHYHGMSNLWQAAFWFDFCRPIKERPFWNTETATCWNGSTTANGYKEPGFCRANSWLPVLMGGEANLYWLWRQHWSGQELMHGAVITSCGRPMHIFDEVKEISAGFRTAADFLNNTKPVNTGLALHFSHRAAWMFEYQPMVNGFNYQVFLLEKVYRPMMQAQFRPDVILPMSDLSKYKMVFSPFLPALDEFGLRERLKAWIEAGGTWIVGPLSDVRTIHATKFTHAPYGSLEEWMGIRCRYEIPADPHEFGLRWWDGRSSAGSVWYDGLELRGAQALATYTEYPLQGLAAVARQKIGRGQIIMLGTLPQPEDLQKLLIAIGNDVGVRPVAEASPNLVIVPREGQAGSGLAVAEVENQPAKLAIGGLMIDLLTGKKYEGTVEVPPYGVMVLKYI from the coding sequence ATGAAATCTTTTCAACCACCATTTCTCGGCGCAGCGTACTATCCAGAAGACTGGCCCATCGAGCAAATTGATGCTGACATTGCCTTGATGAAAGAAGCTGGCATGAATGTCATGCGAATTGGTGAGTTTGCGTGGAGCCGCATGGAGCCCAAAGAAGGGGTTTTCGACTTTGACTGGCTACACTTAGTTGTCGAGAAGCTTGGTGAAGCTGGAATTGCAGTAATCATGGGGACACCTACATGCACACCACCTGCTTGGCTTACGGAACGCTATCCAGAAATACTCTTTGTTCGTGACGACATTGGCGTTGCTATGCATGGTTCGCGAAGGCATGCATGTCCAAATAGTCCCGTTTATCGCGAGCATTGCACCCGTATTGTTACTCGATTGGCTGAAGAGTTCGGAAAGGATGAGCGGATTATAGGTTGGCAAATTGATAACGAAGTGTATCCATACGGAGGCCGCTCGTGTGTATGTCCGGTTTGTGTAAAAAAGTTTCGAGATACTATGCGCAAAAAGTTCGGCACAATCGAAGCATTGAATGCTGCTTGGGGCACGAACCTTTGGAGCATGACATACCAATCGTTCGACCAGCTTCCGATTCCTCATCGGCATACTTGGCACCATCCGTCATTGCTAACAGCATGGGCTGAGTTTACAAGCGACTCTTATGTAGAGTTTGTGAAGCACCAGGCGGATATTCTTCATAAACTAACCATACATCCAATAGGAACAGATATGATGCCTGTTCCGGGAATTGACTATGGGGATATACATCGCGCCCTTGATGTGGTGCAGTTCAACCACTACCACGGCATGTCTAACCTCTGGCAAGCGGCGTTCTGGTTTGATTTCTGCCGGCCAATTAAGGAGAGGCCTTTTTGGAATACGGAAACTGCTACCTGCTGGAATGGCTCAACCACGGCAAATGGTTACAAGGAGCCCGGATTCTGCCGAGCGAATAGTTGGCTTCCTGTTCTTATGGGCGGTGAGGCAAACCTTTATTGGCTTTGGCGACAGCACTGGAGTGGTCAGGAATTAATGCATGGCGCAGTCATTACAAGCTGTGGGAGACCCATGCATATCTTCGACGAAGTAAAGGAAATTTCGGCGGGCTTCCGGACAGCGGCCGACTTCTTGAACAATACCAAGCCTGTGAATACTGGCCTAGCTCTCCATTTTTCACATAGGGCTGCATGGATGTTTGAATATCAGCCTATGGTGAATGGTTTTAATTACCAAGTGTTCCTGCTTGAAAAGGTCTATCGTCCTATGATGCAGGCGCAATTTCGGCCTGACGTAATTCTTCCGATGAGTGACCTATCCAAATACAAAATGGTGTTCTCGCCTTTCTTGCCTGCGCTTGATGAGTTTGGTCTTCGTGAGCGTCTGAAAGCATGGATAGAAGCAGGTGGAACATGGATAGTTGGTCCTCTTTCCGATGTTCGGACTATCCATGCAACGAAATTTACACATGCGCCTTATGGGAGCTTGGAGGAATGGATGGGCATTCGATGCCGATATGAGATTCCAGCAGACCCTCACGAATTTGGGCTTCGCTGGTGGGATGGCAGGTCATCTGCTGGCTCAGTTTGGTACGACGGTCTCGAGCTTCGAGGAGCGCAAGCTCTTGCCACGTATACCGAATATCCTTTGCAGGGATTGGCTGCCGTTGCTAGGCAAAAAATTGGCAGGGGCCAAATTATCATGCTTGGCACTCTACCGCAGCCTGAAGATCTTCAGAAGCTTCTTATTGCAATTGGCAATGATGTCGGCGTTCGACCGGTTGCGGAGGCATCTCCTAACCTAGTTATTGTTCCACGTGAAGGCCAGGCAGGCAGCGGATTGGCTGTAGCTGAAGTCGAAAACCAGCCGGCAAAATTGGCGATTGGCGGTTTAATGATAGACCTGCTGACAGGTAAAAAATATGAGGGCACTGTAGAGGTTCCGCCGTACGGCGTAATGGTGCTGAAATACATATAA
- a CDS encoding MBL fold metallo-hydrolase: MRIKILGTAAAEGWPALFCSCETCRKARQLGGKNIRSRAAIQFGEKHRIDFGPDAWYHEAILNVDISKLEHLFITHSHEDHFYHQQLHYLIPPFGHGRTGALHVYGNEKVISTLKEHWGRLEGETIILHKIEPFVPIQAGNMIFTPLRAIHMQGGEIPLNYIASDGSKTILYNCDTGQYEDDTWDYLESTKIDCVISECTCGPLPGGGGHMNFKTVLSLKERLEKFGSYTTGPFIVTHFSHNIGMMHDEIEELLKPHGIIVAYDGMEVVI; this comes from the coding sequence TTGCGCATTAAAATACTTGGCACTGCTGCCGCAGAAGGGTGGCCGGCACTCTTCTGTAGTTGCGAGACTTGCCGGAAAGCTAGACAACTCGGCGGCAAGAATATCAGAAGTCGTGCTGCCATCCAATTTGGCGAAAAGCATCGCATTGATTTTGGACCCGACGCCTGGTACCATGAAGCAATCCTCAACGTTGACATATCAAAACTTGAACACTTATTTATCACCCACTCGCACGAGGATCATTTCTATCATCAGCAACTTCATTATCTGATTCCTCCGTTCGGACATGGCCGAACAGGGGCTCTGCACGTGTATGGCAATGAGAAAGTAATCTCAACTCTAAAGGAACACTGGGGGCGATTGGAAGGAGAAACTATTATTCTCCACAAAATTGAACCATTCGTGCCCATCCAAGCGGGCAACATGATATTTACTCCACTCAGAGCAATCCATATGCAGGGCGGCGAAATACCCTTAAACTACATAGCTAGCGACGGGAGTAAAACCATACTCTATAATTGCGATACAGGCCAATATGAAGACGATACTTGGGATTACCTAGAAAGCACAAAGATTGATTGTGTGATTTCCGAGTGCACTTGCGGCCCACTTCCAGGCGGAGGTGGGCATATGAACTTTAAGACTGTTCTTAGCCTAAAAGAGCGTTTGGAGAAATTTGGTTCTTACACCACTGGGCCCTTCATTGTTACGCATTTCTCTCATAATATTGGCATGATGCACGATGAAATCGAAGAACTTCTCAAACCCCATGGAATAATAGTAGCCTATGATGGCATGGAAGTAGTGATATAA
- a CDS encoding Clp1/GlmU family protein, whose protein sequence is MPLHVPEEWLPHIEELLQLPGVTMVIGGVDVGKTTFTTLIANRAFEAGIPVAVIDGDMGQSEIGPPTTVGLGMVEFPIQSLGELHPHALFFVGSTSPVGHLLATATGVKTLVERALTVGKTLIIVDTTGLVRGSVARKLKTHKIELIRPKHLVAIQKATELEHILQFFDCWVDCKVHRLAASPAVKPKSVTLRVQRRATKFNQYFREGQTYELNLESVGTFGTWLSAGQVLEPKYLKFASAALGVDVLHGEMVGRTVYLVTERDYNKKGIEEIQEVFATNSVVVTTASKFTNLIVGLSDKHLELLGLGIVTSIDFKRAMMRIFTPLRSISPICAVRFGVIKLRTDGTEIGRIRPGEI, encoded by the coding sequence ATGCCTCTGCACGTGCCTGAGGAATGGTTGCCCCATATAGAGGAATTGCTCCAATTGCCAGGCGTTACCATGGTCATCGGTGGCGTTGATGTTGGGAAAACAACTTTCACCACTTTGATTGCCAACCGAGCGTTTGAAGCAGGCATCCCAGTCGCCGTGATTGATGGAGATATGGGACAATCCGAAATTGGTCCTCCCACTACAGTGGGTCTTGGAATGGTCGAATTTCCAATCCAGTCGCTTGGGGAGCTTCATCCGCATGCACTCTTTTTTGTTGGGTCAACTTCCCCAGTTGGTCATCTGCTCGCCACCGCAACAGGCGTCAAAACTCTTGTCGAACGGGCATTAACCGTTGGAAAGACGCTTATTATTGTTGATACAACCGGTCTTGTGCGAGGCTCCGTTGCGCGCAAACTAAAGACCCATAAAATAGAGCTTATTCGCCCAAAACATTTGGTGGCGATTCAAAAAGCCACAGAACTTGAACACATTCTTCAGTTTTTTGACTGTTGGGTTGACTGTAAGGTTCATCGCCTTGCTGCTTCCCCAGCAGTGAAGCCGAAAAGCGTGACGCTGCGGGTGCAGAGGAGAGCTACAAAGTTCAATCAGTATTTCCGCGAAGGCCAAACATACGAGCTAAACCTTGAAAGCGTAGGCACATTCGGCACATGGTTAAGCGCTGGCCAGGTGCTTGAGCCCAAATACCTAAAATTCGCTTCAGCGGCCCTTGGAGTTGATGTCCTTCACGGGGAAATGGTTGGACGAACAGTTTACCTTGTCACCGAGCGTGATTATAATAAGAAGGGCATCGAAGAAATTCAAGAGGTATTCGCAACAAATAGTGTTGTTGTAACTACGGCATCGAAGTTTACTAATCTTATTGTTGGGCTTTCAGATAAACATCTTGAGCTTCTTGGACTTGGCATAGTAACGAGCATTGACTTTAAAAGAGCAATGATGCGAATTTTTACTCCTCTACGGTCAATCTCCCCAATATGTGCAGTTCGTTTTGGCGTTATAAAACTGCGTACTGACGGCACAGAAATTGGCCGAATCCGCCCAGGAGAAATATAG